A stretch of Rhizobium glycinendophyticum DNA encodes these proteins:
- the rplL gene encoding 50S ribosomal protein L7/L12 — protein MADLAKIVEDLSSLTVLEAAELSKLLEEKWGVSAAAPVAVAAAGGAAGAAAPAEEEKTEFDVILTDAGANKINVIKEVRGITGLGLKEAKDLVEGAPKAVKEGVSKAEAADLKKKLEDAGAKVDVK, from the coding sequence ATGGCTGATCTCGCAAAGATCGTTGAAGACCTCTCCTCGCTGACCGTTCTGGAAGCTGCTGAGCTTTCCAAGCTGCTCGAAGAAAAGTGGGGCGTTTCGGCTGCTGCTCCGGTAGCCGTTGCTGCTGCTGGTGGCGCTGCTGGTGCCGCTGCTCCGGCTGAAGAAGAAAAGACCGAGTTCGACGTCATCCTCACGGATGCCGGCGCCAACAAGATCAACGTCATCAAGGAAGTTCGTGGCATCACCGGCCTCGGCCTCAAGGAAGCCAAGGACCTCGTCGAAGGCGCTCCGAAGGCTGTCAAGGAAGGCGTTTCCAAGGCTGAAGCCGCTGACCTCAAGAAGAAGCTTGAAGACGCCGGCGCTAAGGTCGACGTTAAGTAA